In Piliocolobus tephrosceles isolate RC106 chromosome 6, ASM277652v3, whole genome shotgun sequence, the following are encoded in one genomic region:
- the CEP170B gene encoding centrosomal protein of 170 kDa protein B — protein MRIPDQKYVTLKLNDVIRFGYDSNMYVLERVQHRVPEEALKHEKYTSQLQVSVKGLAPKRSEALPEHTPYCEASNPRPEKGDRRPGTEAASYRTPLYGQPSWWGEDDGSTLPDAQRQGEPYPERPKGPVQPDGELHGFRAPAEPQGCSFRREPSYFEIPTKETPQPSQPPEVSAHEMPTKDAEAGGVGAAPVVQSHASFTIEFDDCSPGKMKIKDHITKFSLRQRRPPGKEATPGEMVSAETKVADWLVQNDPSLLHRVGPGDDRHSTKSDLPVHTRTLKGHKHEDGTQSDSEDPLAKAASATGVPLEASGEQVRLQRQIKRDPQELLHNQQAFVIEFFDEDTPRKKRSQSFTHTPSGDPKADKRRGPTPADRDRPSVPAPVQAGGRSSGPQRAGSLKREKTEERLGSPSPASRTPARPFGSVGRRSRLAQDFMAQCLRESSPAARPSPEKVPPVLPAPLTPRGTSPVGPPTPPPAPTDPQLTKARKQEEDDSLSDAGTYTIETEAQDTEVEEARKMIDQVFGVLESPELSRASSATFRPVIRGDRDESGDGGVAQRMALLQEFASRPLGAAPQAEHQGLPVPGSPGGQKWVSRWASLADSYSDPGLTEDGLGRRGGEPEGSLPVRTRRRLPQLPSERADSPAGPESSRRSGPGPPELGSEQPGHLFGQEELDPDSLSDASGSDGGRGPEPGVEPQDSRRRSPQEGPTWSRGRCSPRAPGEPTPTSFFIGDQNGDAVLPRKPLAAPGDGEGLGQAAQPSPPARDGIYVSANGRMVIQLQPGRSPEPDGPAPPFLRQESFTKEPASGPPAPGKPPHISSHPLLQDLAATRAARMDFHSQDTHLILKETETALAALEARLLSNSVDAECEGGSTPRPPGDALSGDSDVDTASTVSLRSGKSGPSPTTSQPLRAQKEMSPSPPAAQDPGGTALSSAREQPSERQCHPLGPTDMGRGEPVRRSAIRRGHRPRGSLDWPSEERSPVLAHPPSSEVMASNHETPEATGAGRLGSRRKPAAPPPSPAAREEQSRSSASSQKGPQALTRSNSLSTPRPTRASRLRRARLGDASDTEAADGERGSLGNPEPVGRPAAEQAKKLSRLDILAMPRKRAGSFTGTSDPEAAAARTSFSGRSVELCCASRKPTMAEARAVARKAATTATTTGPRQPFSRARSGSARYTSNTRRRQQGSDYTSTSEEEYGSRHGSPKHTRSHTSTATQTPRAGSSSRARSRAPGPRDTDDDEEEPDPYGFIVQTAEIAEIARLSQTLVKDVAILAREIHDVAGDGDTLGSSGPAHSASLSTMPSTPASTISAREELVQRIPEASLNFQKVPPGSLNSRDFDQNMNDSCEDALANKTRPRNREEVIFDNLMLNPVSQLSQAIRENTEHLAEKMKILFQNTGRAWEDLEARINAENEVPILKTSNKEISSILKELRRVQKQLEVINAIVDPSGSLDLLTGNRSLASSAQPGLGKGRVAAQSPPSPASAEALLPVLPLRSFPQRVSCGPPSLPDPTFLPDAERFLI, from the exons ATGCGCATCCCGGACCAGAAGTATGTCACGCTGAAGCTCAATGATGTTATCCGCTTCGGCTACG ATTCCAACATGTATGTGCTGGAGCGTGTGCAGCACCGAGTCCCGGAGGAGGCGCTCAAG CACGAGAAGTACACCAGCCAGCTGCAGGTAAGCGTGAAGGGCTTGGCACCCAAGAGGAGCGAGGCACTGCCGGAACACACACCATACTGCGAGGCCTCGAACCCCAGGCCGGAGAAGGGGGACCGGAGACCAGGAACAG AGGCAGCCTCCTACCGCACGCCCCTGTACGGGCAGCCCTCCTGGTGGGGTGAGGACGATGGTAGCACGCTGCCTGACGCCCAGCGCCAGGGAGAGCCCTACCCAG AGCGTCCGAAGGGGCCAGTGCAGCCGGACGGGGAGCTCCACGGCTTCCGCGCCCCTGCTGAGCCTCAGGGCTGCTCGTTCCGGCGGGAGCCCAGCTACTTCGAGATTCCCACGAAGGAGACCCCGCAGCCATCGCAGCCCCCCGAGGTGTCGGCACACGAGATGCCCACGAAGGACGCAGAGGCAGGTGGGGTCGGAGCGGCCCCTGTGGTGCAGAGCCACGCGTCCTTCACCATCGAGTTTGATGACTGTAGCCCCGGCAAGATGAAAATCAAGGACCACATCACCAAGTTCTCCCTGCGCCAGCGGCGGCCCCCGGGCAAGGAGGCCACGCCTGGCGAGATGGTGTCCGCTGAGACCAAGGTGGCCGACTGGCTGGTGCAGAATGACCCGAGCTTGCTGCACCGGGTTGGCCCTGGGGATGACCGCCACAGCACCAAGAGCGACCTGCCTGTCCACACCCGCACCCTGAAGG GCCACAAGCACGAGGATGGCACGCAGAGTGACTCAGAGGACCCCCTGGCCAAGGCAGCCTCAGCCACCGGGGTGCCCTTGGAGGCCAGCGGGGAGCAGGTGCGGCTGCAGAGGCAGATCAAGCGGGACCCCCAGGAGCTACTACATAACCAGCAGGCCTTTGTCATCGAGTTCTTTGACGAGGACACGCCCCGAAAGAAGCGCTCCCAATCCTTCACGCACACCCCGTCTGGGGACCCCAAGGCCGACAAACGCCGTGGCCCGACGCCGGCCGATAGGGACCGCCCCAGTGTCCCAGCCCCAGTTCAGGCGGGGGGCCGCAGCTCGGGGCCACAGAGGGCCGGCTCGCTCAAGCGGGAGAAGACAGAGGAACGGCTGGGCAGCCCCTCGCCTGCCTCCCGAACCCCTGCCCGCCCCTTCGGAAGCGTGGGGCGCCGTTCCCGCCTGGCCCAGGACTTCATGGCCCAGTGTCTGCGGGAGAGCTCCCCGGCCGCCAGGCCCAGCCCCGAGAAGGTTCCTCCTGTGCTGCCTGCGCCCCTGACACCCCGTGGGACCAGCCCTGTGGGCCCCCCGACCCCACCGCCCGCCCCCACCGACCCCCAGCTGACCAAGGCACGGAAACAGGAAGAGGACGACAGCCTCAGTGACGCAGGGACATACACCATTGAGACCGAGGCACAGGACACGGAGGTGGAGGAGGCCCGAAAGATGATCGACCAG GTCTTTGGGGTGTTGGAGTCCCCTGAACTCTCCAGGGCATCTTCGGCCACCTTTCGCCCAGTCATCAGAGGGGACAGAGATGAGTCTGGTGATGGGGGCGTGGCCCAGCGGATGGCGCTGCTGCAGGAGTTTGCCTCCCGGCCACTGGGTGCAGCCCCCCAGGCGGAGCACCAG GGCCTCCCGGTGCCGGGCTCCCCTGGGGGTCAGAAGTGGGTGTCCCGCTGggccagcctggctgacagctACTCAGACCCGGGCCTCACAG AGGATGGCCTGGGACGTAGAGGCGGGGAGCCGGAGGGGTCCCTGCCTGTGCGCACGCGGCGACGGCTCCCTCAGCTGCCCAGTGAGAGGGCTGACAGCCCTGCGGGCCCGGAGAGCAGCAGGAGGAGTGGGCCTGGGCCACCGGAGCTGGGCAGTGAGCAGCCCGGCCACCTCTTCGGCCAGGAGGAGTTGGACCCTGACAGCCTCAGCGATGCCAGTGGGTCGGACGGGGGCCGAGGCCCTGAACCAGGGGTGGAGCCACAGGACAGCAGACGCAGGAGCCCCCAGGAGGGGCCCACATGGAGCAGGGGTCGGTGCTCACCAAGGGCCCCCGGGGAGCCAACTCCCACCTCTTTCTTCATTGGGGACCAGAATGGGGATGCTGTGTTACCTAGGAAACCACTTGCGGCTCCAGGGGATGGGGAGGGCCTAGGGCaggcagcccagcccagccccccaGCACGGGATGGCATCTATGTCAGTGCCAATGGGAGAATGGTCATCCAGCTACAGCCTGGACGGTCCCCAGAACCTGACGGCCCTGCCCCACCCTTCCTCCGGCAAGAGAGCTTCACTAAGGAGCCAGCCAGCGGTCCCCCGGCGCCTGGCAAGCCCCCCCACATCTCCAGCCACCCACTTCTACAGGACCTGGCTGCTACCAGGGCTGCACGCATGGACTTCCACTCCCAGGACACCCACCTGAtcttgaaggagacagagacGGCCCTGGCGGCCCTGGAGGCCCGACTGCTCTCCAATTCTGTGGACGCTGAGTGTGAGGGGGGCAGCACCCCAAGGCCGCCGGGGGACGCCCTGTCTGGGGACTCGGATGTGGACACGGCCAGCACGGTCAGCCTGCGCAGTGGCAAGAGCGGGCCCAGCCCCACAACCTCGCAGCCCCTGCGGGCACAGAAGGAGATGTCGCCATCCCCGCCAGCTGCACAGGACCCAGGAGGCACCGCTCTGAGCAGTGCCCGTGAGCAGCCCTCAGAGAGGCAGTGTCACCCACTTGGCCCGACGGACATGGGCCGTGGAGAGCCAGTACGGCGCTCAGCCATAAGGCGTGGCCACAGGCCCCGAGGGTCCCTGGACTGGCCCAGTGAGGAGCGTAGCCCTGTCCTCGCCCACCCACCCAGCTCAGAGGTGATGGCCTCCAACCATGAAACCCCTGAGGCCACCGGGGCAGGACGGCTAGGGTCTCGCCGGAAACCAGCGGCCCCACCGCCATCCCCCGCTGCCCGGGAGGAGCAGAGCCGTAGCTCAGCCAGCTCCCAGAAGGGGCCGCAGGCCTTGACCCGCTCCAACAGCCTGTCCACCCCTCGCCCCACACGGGCCTCCCGGCTGCGGCGGGCCCGGCTGGGGGACGCTTCAGACACTGAGGCCGCGGATGGTGAGCGGGGATCCCTGGGCAACCCTGAGCCTGTGGGCCGGCCAGCTGCTGAGCAGGCCAAGAAGCTGTCGCGCTTGGACATCCTGGCCATGCCCCGGAAGCGGGCTGGCTCCTTCACAGGGACTAGTGACCCCGAGGCAGCCGCTGCCCGCACCAGCTTCTCTGGCCGCAGTGTGGAGTTGTGCTGTGCCAGCCGCAAGCCCACCATGGCCGAAGCACGGGCTGTCGCCAGGAAGGCTGCCACCACAGCCACCACCACGGGTCCCCGCCAGCCCTTCAGCAGGGCCCGCTCGGGCAGCGCTCGATACACCTCCA ACACGCGGCGCCGGCAGCAGGGCTCGGATTACACGTCCACCTCTGAGGAGGAGTACGGCTCCCGCCACGGCTCCCCCAAACACACACGCTCCCACACCTCAACAGCCACTCAGACCCCGAGGGCTGGCAGCTCCAGTCGGGCTCGTTCCCGGGCCCCCGGTCCCCGGGACACGGACGACGATGAGGAGGAACCTGACCCTTATGGTTTCATCGTGCAGACGGCAGAGATTGCGGAGATCGCCAG GCTGAGCCAGACACTGGTGAAGGACGTGGCCATCCTAGCCCGGGAGATCCATGATGTGGCTGGGGACGGTGACACACTTGGCTCCTCGGGGCCTGCCCACAGCGCCTCCCtcagcaccatgcccagcacccCCGCCTCGACCATCTCTGCCCGGGAGGAG CTGGTGCAGCGCATCCCTGAGGCCAGCCTCAACTTCCAGAAGGTGCCTCCCGGCTCGCTGAACTCTCGGGACTTTGACCAGAACATGAATGACAGCTGTGAGGACGCCCTGGCCAACAAGACGCGGCCTCGGAACCGAGAGGAG GTGATCTTTGATAACCTGATGCTGAACCCGGTGTCCCAGCTGTCGCAGGCCATCCGTGAGAACACAGAGCACCTTGCCGAGAAGATGAA GATCCTCTTTCAGAACACAGGGAGAGCCTGGGAGGACCTGGAAGCCAGGATCAATGCCGAGAACGAGGTGCCCATCCTGAAGACGTCTAACAAG GAAATCAGCTCCATCCTGAAGGAACTGAGGCGGGTGCAGAAGCAGCTGGAAG ttATCAACGCCATCGTGGACCCCAGTGGGAGCCTGGACCTGCTCACAGGAAACAGGAGCTTGGCCAGCTCTGCACAGCCGGGGCTGGGGAAGGGCCGCGTGGCTGCCCAGAGCCCACCCTCGCCCGCCTCAGCCGAGGCCCTGCTGCCAGTCCTGCCGCTGAGGAGTTTCCCACAGCGGGTCAGCTGTGGGCCTCCCAGCCTCCCGGACCCCACCTTCCTCCCTGATGCCGAGAGGTTCCTGATCTAG